The Bubalus bubalis isolate 160015118507 breed Murrah chromosome 1, NDDB_SH_1, whole genome shotgun sequence genome includes a region encoding these proteins:
- the ZNF639 gene encoding zinc finger protein 639 isoform X3 produces the protein MRQPDLKYFDNKDDDSDTETSNELPKFTDGIKARNRNQNYLVPSPVLRILDHTAFPAEKSADVEICDEDCDSPESVHQQTQEESPIEVHTAEDVPIAAEVHAISEDYDIETENNSSESLQDQTDEEPPAKLCKIVDKSQALNVTAQQKWPLLRANSSGLYKCELCEFNSKYFSDLKQHMILKHKRTDSNVCRVCKESFSTNMLLIEHAKLHEEDPYICKYCDYKTVIFENLSQHIADTHFSDHLYWCEQCDVQFSSSSELYLHFQEHSCDEQYLCQFCEHETNDPEDLHSHVVNEHACKLIELSDKYNNGEHGQYSLLSKITFDKCKNFFVCQVCGFRSRLHTNVNRHVAIEHTKIFPHVCDDCGKGFSSMLEYCKHLNSHLSEGIYLCQYCEYSTGQIEDLKIHLDFKHSADLPHKCSDCLMRFGNERELISHLPVHETT, from the exons ATGAGACAACcagacttaaaatattttgacaacaaag ATGATGATTCTGATACAGAGACATCAAATGAATTGCCAAAATTTACAGATGGAATCAAAGccagaaacagaaatcaaaactacTTGGTTCCCAGTCCTGTACTTAGAATTCTAGACCACACTGCCTTTCCTGCAG aaaaatctGCTGATGTTGAAATTTGTGATGAAGACTGTGACTCCCCTGAATCAGTCCACCAGCAAACCCAGGAGGAGAGCCCCATAGAAGTTCACACTGCTGAAGATGTTCCAATTGCCGCAGAAGTGCATGCAATTTCTGAAGACTATgatatagagacagaaaacaattCCTCTGAGAGTCTCCAAGACCAAACTGATGAAGAGCCACCAGCTAAACTTTGCAAAATTGTTGACAAGAGCCAAGCTTTGAATGTGACTGCCCAGCAGAAATGGCCTTTACTGAGAGCTAATAGCAGTGGCCTCTATAAATGTGAACTTTGTGAGTTcaacagcaaatatttttctgatttaaagCAGCATATGATCTTGAAGCACAAGCGTACTGATTCAAACGTGTGTCGAGTATGCAAAGAGAGTTTCTCTACCAACATGCTTCTGATCGAACATGCCAAACTCCATGAAGAGGACCCCTACATATGTAAATACTGTGATTATAAGACTGTAATTTTTGAGAACCTCAGCCAGCACATTGCAGACACCCATTTTAGTGATCACCTTTATTGGTGTGAGCAATGTGACGTTCAGTTCTCCTCGAGCAGTGAACTCTACCTACATTTCCAGGAGCACAGCTGCGATGAACAGTACTTGTGTCAGTTCTGTGAACATGAAACGAATGATCCAGAAGACTTGCATAGCCATGTGGTAAATGAGCATGCATGTAAATTAATAGAGTTAAGTGATAAGTATAACAATGGAGAACATGGACAGTATAGCCTCTTAAGCAAAATCACATTTGACAAATGTAAAAACTTCTTTGTTTGTCAAGTATGTGGGTTTCGGAGTAGACTTCATACAAATGTTAACAGACATGTTGCTATTGAACATACTAAAATTTTTCCTCATGTTTGTGATGACTGTGGGAAAGGCTTCTCAAGTATGCTAGAATATTGCAAACATTTAAATTCACATTTATCTGAAGGGATTTATTTATGTCAGTACTGTGAATATTCAACAGGACAGATTGAAGATCTTAAAATTCATCTAGATTTCAAGCATTCGGCTGATTTACCTCATAAATGTAGTGACTGCCTGATGAGGTTTGGAAATGAAAGGGAATTAATAAGTCACCTTCCAGTCCATGAAACAACTTGA
- the ZNF639 gene encoding zinc finger protein 639 isoform X2, translating to MEFSRQEYWSGLPFLSPGDLPNPGIEPGFPAFRADTLPPEPSQSNDEKAKLIDDDSDTETSNELPKFTDGIKARNRNQNYLVPSPVLRILDHTAFPAEKSADVEICDEDCDSPESVHQQTQEESPIEVHTAEDVPIAAEVHAISEDYDIETENNSSESLQDQTDEEPPAKLCKIVDKSQALNVTAQQKWPLLRANSSGLYKCELCEFNSKYFSDLKQHMILKHKRTDSNVCRVCKESFSTNMLLIEHAKLHEEDPYICKYCDYKTVIFENLSQHIADTHFSDHLYWCEQCDVQFSSSSELYLHFQEHSCDEQYLCQFCEHETNDPEDLHSHVVNEHACKLIELSDKYNNGEHGQYSLLSKITFDKCKNFFVCQVCGFRSRLHTNVNRHVAIEHTKIFPHVCDDCGKGFSSMLEYCKHLNSHLSEGIYLCQYCEYSTGQIEDLKIHLDFKHSADLPHKCSDCLMRFGNERELISHLPVHETT from the exons atggaattttctaggcaagagtactggagtgggttgccatttctttctccaggggatcttcccaacccagggatcgaacccggatttCCTGCATttcgggcagacactttaccacctgagccatcccAGTCTAATGATGAAAAAGCAAAGTTAATTG ATGATGATTCTGATACAGAGACATCAAATGAATTGCCAAAATTTACAGATGGAATCAAAGccagaaacagaaatcaaaactacTTGGTTCCCAGTCCTGTACTTAGAATTCTAGACCACACTGCCTTTCCTGCAG aaaaatctGCTGATGTTGAAATTTGTGATGAAGACTGTGACTCCCCTGAATCAGTCCACCAGCAAACCCAGGAGGAGAGCCCCATAGAAGTTCACACTGCTGAAGATGTTCCAATTGCCGCAGAAGTGCATGCAATTTCTGAAGACTATgatatagagacagaaaacaattCCTCTGAGAGTCTCCAAGACCAAACTGATGAAGAGCCACCAGCTAAACTTTGCAAAATTGTTGACAAGAGCCAAGCTTTGAATGTGACTGCCCAGCAGAAATGGCCTTTACTGAGAGCTAATAGCAGTGGCCTCTATAAATGTGAACTTTGTGAGTTcaacagcaaatatttttctgatttaaagCAGCATATGATCTTGAAGCACAAGCGTACTGATTCAAACGTGTGTCGAGTATGCAAAGAGAGTTTCTCTACCAACATGCTTCTGATCGAACATGCCAAACTCCATGAAGAGGACCCCTACATATGTAAATACTGTGATTATAAGACTGTAATTTTTGAGAACCTCAGCCAGCACATTGCAGACACCCATTTTAGTGATCACCTTTATTGGTGTGAGCAATGTGACGTTCAGTTCTCCTCGAGCAGTGAACTCTACCTACATTTCCAGGAGCACAGCTGCGATGAACAGTACTTGTGTCAGTTCTGTGAACATGAAACGAATGATCCAGAAGACTTGCATAGCCATGTGGTAAATGAGCATGCATGTAAATTAATAGAGTTAAGTGATAAGTATAACAATGGAGAACATGGACAGTATAGCCTCTTAAGCAAAATCACATTTGACAAATGTAAAAACTTCTTTGTTTGTCAAGTATGTGGGTTTCGGAGTAGACTTCATACAAATGTTAACAGACATGTTGCTATTGAACATACTAAAATTTTTCCTCATGTTTGTGATGACTGTGGGAAAGGCTTCTCAAGTATGCTAGAATATTGCAAACATTTAAATTCACATTTATCTGAAGGGATTTATTTATGTCAGTACTGTGAATATTCAACAGGACAGATTGAAGATCTTAAAATTCATCTAGATTTCAAGCATTCGGCTGATTTACCTCATAAATGTAGTGACTGCCTGATGAGGTTTGGAAATGAAAGGGAATTAATAAGTCACCTTCCAGTCCATGAAACAACTTGA
- the ZNF639 gene encoding zinc finger protein 639 isoform X1: MNEYPKKRKRKTLHPSRYSDSSGISRIADGFNGIFSDHCYSVCSMRQPDLKYFDNKDDDSDTETSNELPKFTDGIKARNRNQNYLVPSPVLRILDHTAFPAEKSADVEICDEDCDSPESVHQQTQEESPIEVHTAEDVPIAAEVHAISEDYDIETENNSSESLQDQTDEEPPAKLCKIVDKSQALNVTAQQKWPLLRANSSGLYKCELCEFNSKYFSDLKQHMILKHKRTDSNVCRVCKESFSTNMLLIEHAKLHEEDPYICKYCDYKTVIFENLSQHIADTHFSDHLYWCEQCDVQFSSSSELYLHFQEHSCDEQYLCQFCEHETNDPEDLHSHVVNEHACKLIELSDKYNNGEHGQYSLLSKITFDKCKNFFVCQVCGFRSRLHTNVNRHVAIEHTKIFPHVCDDCGKGFSSMLEYCKHLNSHLSEGIYLCQYCEYSTGQIEDLKIHLDFKHSADLPHKCSDCLMRFGNERELISHLPVHETT; this comes from the exons ATGAATGAGtatcctaaaaaaagaaaaaggaagactttACATCCTTCTCGTTATTCAG ATTCCTCTGGAATAAGCAGAATTGCAGATGGATTCAATGGAATTTTTTCTGATCATTGTTACAGTGTTTGTTCTATGAGACAACcagacttaaaatattttgacaacaaag ATGATGATTCTGATACAGAGACATCAAATGAATTGCCAAAATTTACAGATGGAATCAAAGccagaaacagaaatcaaaactacTTGGTTCCCAGTCCTGTACTTAGAATTCTAGACCACACTGCCTTTCCTGCAG aaaaatctGCTGATGTTGAAATTTGTGATGAAGACTGTGACTCCCCTGAATCAGTCCACCAGCAAACCCAGGAGGAGAGCCCCATAGAAGTTCACACTGCTGAAGATGTTCCAATTGCCGCAGAAGTGCATGCAATTTCTGAAGACTATgatatagagacagaaaacaattCCTCTGAGAGTCTCCAAGACCAAACTGATGAAGAGCCACCAGCTAAACTTTGCAAAATTGTTGACAAGAGCCAAGCTTTGAATGTGACTGCCCAGCAGAAATGGCCTTTACTGAGAGCTAATAGCAGTGGCCTCTATAAATGTGAACTTTGTGAGTTcaacagcaaatatttttctgatttaaagCAGCATATGATCTTGAAGCACAAGCGTACTGATTCAAACGTGTGTCGAGTATGCAAAGAGAGTTTCTCTACCAACATGCTTCTGATCGAACATGCCAAACTCCATGAAGAGGACCCCTACATATGTAAATACTGTGATTATAAGACTGTAATTTTTGAGAACCTCAGCCAGCACATTGCAGACACCCATTTTAGTGATCACCTTTATTGGTGTGAGCAATGTGACGTTCAGTTCTCCTCGAGCAGTGAACTCTACCTACATTTCCAGGAGCACAGCTGCGATGAACAGTACTTGTGTCAGTTCTGTGAACATGAAACGAATGATCCAGAAGACTTGCATAGCCATGTGGTAAATGAGCATGCATGTAAATTAATAGAGTTAAGTGATAAGTATAACAATGGAGAACATGGACAGTATAGCCTCTTAAGCAAAATCACATTTGACAAATGTAAAAACTTCTTTGTTTGTCAAGTATGTGGGTTTCGGAGTAGACTTCATACAAATGTTAACAGACATGTTGCTATTGAACATACTAAAATTTTTCCTCATGTTTGTGATGACTGTGGGAAAGGCTTCTCAAGTATGCTAGAATATTGCAAACATTTAAATTCACATTTATCTGAAGGGATTTATTTATGTCAGTACTGTGAATATTCAACAGGACAGATTGAAGATCTTAAAATTCATCTAGATTTCAAGCATTCGGCTGATTTACCTCATAAATGTAGTGACTGCCTGATGAGGTTTGGAAATGAAAGGGAATTAATAAGTCACCTTCCAGTCCATGAAACAACTTGA